The sequence TCGAGGAGGCCGGAGTGGGTCGGCTGCCAGCCGAGCGCCTCGCGGGTGTGGGCGCTGGACGCCGGCTGGTCCATGGCGAAGATCGGGCCGAACGGGCCGAAGTTCTCCTGCGGAACCTCCTCGACCGGCAGGCCCAGTCGCCGCCCGATGACTGCGGCGATGTCCCGCACCGCGTCTCCCTCGTCGCCGACGGCGTGCCAGGACGTCCCGGCCGGCGCGGACTCGAGGGCCAGGCGGAACAGGACCGCCGCGTCGAGCGCGTGCACGGCCGGCCAGCGCTGGGTGCCGTCGCCCGGGTAGCCGGCCACCCCGGTGCGGCGCGCCTGATCGGCCAGCAGGCCGGCGAATCCGCCCTTGCCCTCGTTGTGGACCGTGCGGGGCATGCGGACGGCCGTGCCGCGCACACCGCGCGAGGCGAGGTCCAGCAGTGCGTTGACCGAACGGCCTCGACCGCCCACCGGGCCGTCGGTCGGCAGCGGATCGGCCTCGACGGAGGCGCGTCCCGGCACCCAGGGCGTGCCGGAGACCGTGACGATCGGGCGGTCGCTCCCGACGAGTTCCTGCCCCAGCGTGGCGAGAGCGGCGCTCTCCTCGGCGATGGCCCGGGTGAGCGCGTCCGGACTGCCGTAGTCACGTCCGAACGCCAGGCTGATCACGCCGTCGCATTGCGCCGCGCCGGACCGCAGGGTGTCGAGGTCGGCCAGGTCGCCGCGCAGCGCCTTGGCGCCGGCGCGCTCAAGGGCCTGCGCGGAACTGTCCGAGCGGGCCAGTGCGAGGACGGTGTGGCCGTTGCCGAGCAGTTCGGCGACGACGGCGGAGCCGATGGTGCCGGTACCGCCGGTGACGAAGACATGCATGAGCTCTCCCTGGAAGTGATGGGACAATTGTCCCATCACTGACCCTACATGGTGATAGGACAGGTGTCTCATCACCTATCCTGGTCTCATGGCCAGATGGCAACCGGGAGCGGACCAACGACTCGTCGTCGCGGCGGTCGACCTGTTCACCGAGCAGGGGTACGACGCCACCACGGTGGCGCAGATCGCCGAGCGCGCCGGCGTCACCAAGAGCACCTTCTTCCGGTACTTCTCCGACAAACGCGAGCTGCTGGTCGCCGGCCAGGAGACGCTCGGCAGGCTGCTCGCCGACGGCATCACCGAGGCCCCCGTGAGCGCCGGCCCGCTCCAGGCGGTGGCGGCCGGTCTCGAGCGCGCATCGGGCGCCATGGGTCCGGCGAACCGCGAACTCGGCCCCCGCCTCAAAGCGGCCGTGGCGGCCAGCACCGAACTGCAGGAGCGCGACGCCCTCAAGAGCGTCGGTCTCGCGGCCGCCATGACGGCCGCGCTCGTCGCCCGCGGCGTCCCCGAGCCGACCGCGCACCTCGCGGCCGAGCTGGGAGTCCTCGCGTTCAAGCGGGGATACGCCCAGTGGTCCGAAGGTGAGCGTGACGACACGGAAGGGCTCGCGCCGCATGCGCTGGCGGCCTTGGAGGACCTGCGTGCGGCAGCCACGTCGCTGGGCTGATCGATGCCGCTCGGCTGCCGTGACGTGCGCGCCGTTCGCGGGCGTCCTTGCGTGCGCCCCGCAGGCGTCCGTCCGTTGAGCACCCTTCGGCCGCCGGGGTCGCCGGGTGGGGCGGTCAGTCGAGTTTGCGGACCGTGGTGTCGTCGGGGGTGAGGCGCCGTCCGTCCGCGGCGTGGACCTCCAGGGCGCGCAAGGGGCGGCCCTGCCGGCGGTCGAGAAGCTCGGAGTGGGGCTCGCCCGGGGCGAAGAGGTTCTGCTCGCCCCACTGCCGCAGGGCGACGACGACGGGGAAGAGGCCCCGGCCCTTCGGGGTCAGTACGTACTCGTGGTAGGCGCTGCCGTCCGACGCGGGGGCGGTGTCGAGGACGCCGGCGGCGACCAGGGCGCGCAGGCGCGCGGTGAGGATGTTCTTCGCCACGCCGAGGCTGCGCTGGAACTCCCCGAAGCGGCGGCTGCCGTCGAAGGCGTCCCGCACGATCAGCAGCGACCACCAGTCGCCGATGGCGTCCACCGACCGCGCGACGGGGCAGTCGCTGTCGTCGAAGCGGGTCCGCTCCACCATGGCGAGCCCTCCTCCTCATGTCCGGTTGCAACATGCTACCAGCTACGGCTACCGTCCGTCTGGTAGCAAGATGAAACCGGATGTGAGGGGCTGCGCGTGGGACGCGATCACAGGGCCATGGCGGGCGAGGCCGAAACCGCGATCGATACCGAGATCGAAGCCGAGGTCTCGGCTGGGGGTACAGGCGCAGGCACGGAAACGCGCGCGGCACCGAGCACGGAGACGTCCGGGTTCAGGCTCTCCAGAGGGCTCACCCTGCTCTTCGCCGTGGCCTGCGGCACCGCGGTGGCCAACGTCTACTTCGCCCAGCCGCTCCTGGTGACGCTCGGCCGCGAATTCTCGATCGGCACGGCGACGGTCGGCGCGATCGTGACGCTGACCCAAGTCGGCTACGGGCTCGGGCTGTTCTTCCTGGTGCCGCTGGGTGACCTGCTCGACCGCAGACGCCTCGTCGTGGCCCAACTCCTGCTGCTGGCAGCGGCGTTGACCGCTGTCGGCACCGCCGGGAACGCGGCGCTGCTGCTGGTGGGCCTCACCTCCGTGGGGCTGCTCGCGGTGGTCACCCAGACGCTGGTGGCCTTCGCCACGTCGCTGGCCGCGCCTGAGGAGCGCGGCAAGGTCGTCGGCCTGGTGACCAGCGGCGTGGTCACCGGCATCCTGTTCGCCCGCTCCGTCTCCGGCCTGCTGGCCGACCTCGCCGGCTGGCGCTCGGTGTACCTCTGCTCGGCGGCCCTCACCGGCCTGCTCGCCCTGACCCTCCACCGCCTGCTGCCGTCCCGGAACAAGGTTGTGTCGAGTGCCGTCGGGTACGGTCAACTGCTGCGCTCCACCGTTCAGTTGTTCGCGCGCGAGCGCCTTCTACGGGTACGGGCCCTGCTCGCCCTGCTGATCTTCGCCGCCTTCAGCACGCTGTGGAGCAGCGTCGCGCTGCCACTCAGCGCACCCCCGCTCTCCTTGTCCCACACCGCGATCGGGGCGTTCGGGCTGGCCGGGGCCGCGGGCGCCCTCGCCGCCACCGGCGCCGGCCGGCTCAACGACCGCGGCCACTCCCGGCGCACCACCGGCATCGGGCTGGCCCTGCTCACCGTCTCCTGGCTGCCCCTGGCCTTCACCCGGCACTCGCTGTGGGCGCTGGCCGTCGGCGTGATCGTCCTCGACCTCGCCGTCCAGGCGGTGCACGTCACCAACCAGACGCTGATCTACGCGCTGCACCCGGAGGCGGGGAGCCGGCTGATCGGCGGCTACATGGTCTTCTACTCGATCGGCAGCGCCTCGGGCGCCGTCGCCGCGACCACGCTCTACGCGGCGGCGGGCTGGACGGCCGTGTGCGCGCTGGGCGCGGGGATCAGCCTGCTCGCGTTCCTGCTGTGGGCGGCGCTGCCTGAGCGGCCGGGCGCAGCGCCATGAGCACGATGTCGTCGCTGTTGTGGGGACCGGAGACCTCGCGGGTGAGGCGGGAGAGGAGTTCCGGGAGCGGCAGCCCGCGGTGGGCGAGCAGCGCGGCCGCCGCACGGGCGATGCCGTCGTCGATGCTCGCCCGGCGCTGCTCGACCAGACCGTCGGTGTACAGCAGCAGGGTCGAGCCGGGGTCGAGGCGTACGTGCTGGTCGGCGCGGTCGGGCGGGGTGAGGGCGTGGTGGAAGAGCGCGTCGTGGACGGTCAGCTCCTCGACCCGGCCGTCCGCGTGCAGCAGCAGCGGCGGCGGGTGGCCCGCGTTGGTCCAGCTGACATGCCAGGACGGGCCCTGCCGGCGCAGGTGCGCGTGGACCAGGGTGCCGCCGGCCTCCAGCGGCAGGTGCGCCACCGCCCGTTCCAGGGCCGCCACGACCGCGGCGGGGCCCTGCCCGGGGTGGTCGAGCGCGGCCTGGCGCAGCATGCTGCGGACCTGGCCCATGATGGCGGCGGCGTGGATGTCGTGGCCGGTGATGTCGCCGACGGTGATCGCGAGGGTGCCGCCGGCGGCCACCGCGAGGGCCGCCGCGTCCGGACCGGGCCCGGACGCGGCGGAGGAAAGGGGCTCGGACAGGGACGCGAGCGCCTGCGGGGGCACGTTCAGGGGGATCGCGTCGTACCAGTCGCCGCCGACCATCTCCCCGGAGACCGCCGGCAGGTAGACCGCCGCCATGTCCAGGCCGTCCACCTCGGGCAGGGTGGTGAGCATGGCCTGCTGGAGCTGGTGGGCGACATCGATCCGCTCGTCCAGGAACACCGCGCGTTCCACCGCCTGGGCGGTGTAGCCGGCCACCGCGCTCAGCGCCGCGTACTCGGTCAGGTCGGTGCGGTGCGGCTCGGCCCAGCCCGTCACCAGCACGCCCAGTGGCCCGCGTACGGCGGGCAGCGGCACGCACACCGCGGACTGGAGCCCCAGCGAGTCGTAGGCGGCGACGGCCTCGGCGCTGTACCGCTCGACGAGGTGGGCGCGGTCGGGCACGGTCACGGTGCGCCGCTCCCGCAACGCCCGCGCGGTGGGGAACGCGTCCTGCGGGCCGTACCGTTCGAACAGGGCCTCCACGGCGTGCGCGGTGTCGGGGTCGGGGACCCGGCGCAGCTCCCCCTCGTCGAGGAGCACCAGGCCCACGTAGCTGGG comes from Streptomyces sp. NBC_00448 and encodes:
- a CDS encoding SDR family oxidoreductase, encoding MHVFVTGGTGTIGSAVVAELLGNGHTVLALARSDSSAQALERAGAKALRGDLADLDTLRSGAAQCDGVISLAFGRDYGSPDALTRAIAEESAALATLGQELVGSDRPIVTVSGTPWVPGRASVEADPLPTDGPVGGRGRSVNALLDLASRGVRGTAVRMPRTVHNEGKGGFAGLLADQARRTGVAGYPGDGTQRWPAVHALDAAVLFRLALESAPAGTSWHAVGDEGDAVRDIAAVIGRRLGLPVEEVPQENFGPFGPIFAMDQPASSAHTREALGWQPTHSGLLEDLETIQP
- a CDS encoding GAF domain-containing SpoIIE family protein phosphatase, with the translated sequence MAAGPGGGREAPEREQARLRGLAEAGLTARSDPDMDRFARMVARLLDVPVALVSLLEPERQVFPGMVGLGDPWASRRETPLTHSLCQYVVASREPLVLADVRADDLTRDSLAIPDMGVVAYAGMPLTDARGTVLGSLCAIDSVVREWTGREVQDLSDLAEACSAELRLRIANRQGEEARAAADEARRAAEQVLAGAELQLRAAEELTGTVSLLDVRRKVRELVSGLLKPSYVGLVLLDEGELRRVPDPDTAHAVEALFERYGPQDAFPTARALRERRTVTVPDRAHLVERYSAEAVAAYDSLGLQSAVCVPLPAVRGPLGVLVTGWAEPHRTDLTEYAALSAVAGYTAQAVERAVFLDERIDVAHQLQQAMLTTLPEVDGLDMAAVYLPAVSGEMVGGDWYDAIPLNVPPQALASLSEPLSSAASGPGPDAAALAVAAGGTLAITVGDITGHDIHAAAIMGQVRSMLRQAALDHPGQGPAAVVAALERAVAHLPLEAGGTLVHAHLRRQGPSWHVSWTNAGHPPPLLLHADGRVEELTVHDALFHHALTPPDRADQHVRLDPGSTLLLYTDGLVEQRRASIDDGIARAAAALLAHRGLPLPELLSRLTREVSGPHNSDDIVLMALRPAAQAAPPTAGTRAG
- a CDS encoding winged helix-turn-helix transcriptional regulator translates to MVERTRFDDSDCPVARSVDAIGDWWSLLIVRDAFDGSRRFGEFQRSLGVAKNILTARLRALVAAGVLDTAPASDGSAYHEYVLTPKGRGLFPVVVALRQWGEQNLFAPGEPHSELLDRRQGRPLRALEVHAADGRRLTPDDTTVRKLD
- a CDS encoding MFS transporter is translated as MAGEAETAIDTEIEAEVSAGGTGAGTETRAAPSTETSGFRLSRGLTLLFAVACGTAVANVYFAQPLLVTLGREFSIGTATVGAIVTLTQVGYGLGLFFLVPLGDLLDRRRLVVAQLLLLAAALTAVGTAGNAALLLVGLTSVGLLAVVTQTLVAFATSLAAPEERGKVVGLVTSGVVTGILFARSVSGLLADLAGWRSVYLCSAALTGLLALTLHRLLPSRNKVVSSAVGYGQLLRSTVQLFARERLLRVRALLALLIFAAFSTLWSSVALPLSAPPLSLSHTAIGAFGLAGAAGALAATGAGRLNDRGHSRRTTGIGLALLTVSWLPLAFTRHSLWALAVGVIVLDLAVQAVHVTNQTLIYALHPEAGSRLIGGYMVFYSIGSASGAVAATTLYAAAGWTAVCALGAGISLLAFLLWAALPERPGAAP
- a CDS encoding TetR/AcrR family transcriptional regulator, with the protein product MARWQPGADQRLVVAAVDLFTEQGYDATTVAQIAERAGVTKSTFFRYFSDKRELLVAGQETLGRLLADGITEAPVSAGPLQAVAAGLERASGAMGPANRELGPRLKAAVAASTELQERDALKSVGLAAAMTAALVARGVPEPTAHLAAELGVLAFKRGYAQWSEGERDDTEGLAPHALAALEDLRAAATSLG